tgtattgctgttaatgttttgtgtttttgtaaagcgctttgtgacagctaaggctgtttgaaagcgctatataaataaagatgacttttatttattctttcaaAGCGACAGTGAGTAGAAtttactgccatctagtggttaacTGATAGAATACACCAATTTGAAGCACGGGTACAGTGCCTCAAAATActtcaattattatttggagTGAACGAGCACGCGAGCAGCAGCTAGAGGGAGcagctagcaagaactagctggagcggctaacaTGAGTGGCTAGTGGAAGAAGCTAGTAAAATCTGGCGAGATCAAAGCAAAGGGAGACAAGCAGTGGGAGCCCGACTTAGCGACGACCAGCTGCAGGCCAAGCTTTGGAAGGTCGACCTATTGGGTCCGACACTAGCTGCAAGCACCACCAGAGGCTAACTACGTTCGTGTAGTTCCTCCTGTAAGGTGCAGTGCGACTTTTGTAATATAATTAATGATTACTAGACCTAATATATTAAATGTACGTTGATGTgatagaattttatttatttatttattacatgtcctatttgaaattaattgtgggttattaaatgaatgaaaaaatagtTAACCACTAGATTGGCACGAAATCATACACATTGgaattatatccatccatccatccattttcttgaccgcttattcctcacaagggtcacggggggtgctggcgcctatctcagctggctctgggcagtaggcgggggacaccctggactggttgccagccaatcgcagacattggaattatatttttgcattattattattatttttttggggggggggaatttaaCATTCTGGTGTCTCAACCATTAGAGAAACTCATGCAAAATGTGACACTGGGtggtggtaaaaaaataaataaataaataaataaacttgttaAACTTTGTATACGAGTAAAAATATTCTGaacagaggtggcaaattcaggtccagaaagtaaaaaccctgccacagtttggcattACCCCATTGTGATAGCTAGCTAGTAGCTAGCTCCCCAGCAAGTAAACGAGCACCCagcgagctagctagggagctcgctagctagcaactggcgctaaagccaaactgtggcaaggtttttactttctggacctggatttgccacctctgattcTGAACATGATTATACTCGGTCTGGAATGAAACTAACACCCTTCATTTATACAGTTAATTAGTTCTCCCCCCCCCACCTGTGCCCCAAAGCAGGCTCCGATGAAGGAGGCTCGGCTGGCGGTGCATCCCCCGCAGCGCATGGTGTCCCTGACAGCTTCATCCAATTTGCTAGACGTGAGGACTCCATGTAGTGCTCCTTGGAATGCACCAGGCAAAGCTGGACAGAACCGTCAGTTAGTTGCACATCATGACTACCCTCCCAGGCCAGAACCGTTCACAAGAGTATTTATTGTCGGCACCTTTTAGCCTTGTAAAAGTTGAGACACTTTAACACAGTAGgaaggggaaaataaaaacatggttgAAAGGAGATCATTAGTGTATAGATGAAAGGGTAGAACAGAGGGGGGAAGAGTTTTGCCATGTCATCAGACTACATGACTACCTTACCTCATGTGTTTGTGAAGAGAGCGGGTATGAGCTGCTGGGATGTCTTGGCTAGGTTGTTCTTCACCTGGTGGATATGCGCTTCCATGGAGATACGAGAAAAATAAGTTAGGTTTGTAACTATGTTAAATATTGTGTGAATTGTATTGTAACTATATTAAATATTGTGTGAAGTGTAttacattcacttgaaaaaaaaaacaactcgtttttctgactaatttttgggggagcttttttttttttgagtatttttttctgtttttttgtttttgtttttaattctgtcataaaaaaaaatcagaaaaacggaaaaaatatttagaaaaacaggagaaaaaaaaatgattaaaaaaaaaggggggggggggggggggagaattattccaaaaaacagagcaccaacttctgtttttctgagtaatttctGCTTACgaactgtatatgtctcatctctACGTATAccatatacagtagtctgctcacgagatgggaagagtaagatggccgccctgtggcttcaacgacttgcactggcgtgtatgggctatcggccatccagtcatatatacaggtcagtatATACAAGTCACTttgagttcagaggtaaaaaacaaaaaacaaaaacaaaaaaacctctgAAAaacagtttagttttttttccctatttttttttaaatgatgttttcacccctgtttttctgaataattttttcccgtttttctgaatattttttatgacaagaaaatattcagcaaaacaggaaaaaaatattcagaaaaactgaaaaaaaaaaaaacttccaagaaacaaagaaaacaggagtttatttttttaattaatttacttttttttttattaatttcttttcaagtgaatgcaatacgcttccgtttAAATGATCTTGGTATTCATTTCTGAAATATTTTTCTCACCGTCACCTTACAtaatacatatactgtataaaaaattacaataactaaaaataatacaaaaacatttttaataggtCAGCAGGGGAGACTGGCACATTCCAATGGCCTAGTGTGGGTGCACACAGTAGTCTTACCAATAACTGCATTATCAAGCTCTTGTGGGTTCTGTCTTTGTGGGTCATTCAACTGAGCCAAAACTACTTCCAGAGCTTTGGAACTTGGACCATTCAGAATAAAATGTTCCAAAAACCTCACCACATTCATAAAACAGACAAAACGGTTGAGGATTACAACTTTCCCTCCAATGAGAAACCAAATGTTAAGAATGGGGatgtcttcaatgtttttccttACCTAGCTGCAGCCAATGTCACGGCCACACACATGTCATTATTTTGGGTCACCCTGATCACTTTCTCCACTTTCTCCAGCATTTCAGGTTGGCCGGCATACAAGGCCACCACTGGAGCTAGCTTGGTGACGCCGTCCATCTGACAGTCTTTGTCACAGCCTCGAACACACGTGCAAACATTTCAttcatcaattattattattattattattattattattattattattattattattattatttttaccaaTTTCTTTTTTGCCAGCATCCACGTTTCTGAAGAATGCTTTCAGACTCCCATTCCGCCAAGGACCATCAATTGGAAGGACGGCTTTGGGGCCtggaaaatgtaatcatttgtcACATTcatgtcagttttgtttttttttcccactgattTAAAAATTATGACCAACGGTTTATGTGTCACTTCATATTATAGCTCTCTTTTCCCTTTGATGTAAtctaacttggtgtgtttctcTATTACAATAATACAGATGTGACTAACTAAAACACAAGAAGTAACAGAAAAGGGATAAAGGTGATCAAACTGTGGAAATGTACCGTACCTCCTTTCTTGCGGTAGGGGTCATTGAGTGGCAGATCGTACACTGTCCCCGGGCCAAAGAAGTTGTAGATACGTTGAGTCAAATCCTCCACATTGACACCTATTGACACACAAGAAAGCAAAACGCCTTTGCAGCGTCCTGAAATGAGGCGCTTGCATATTTACTGAGGTcatcctatttatttattttaattaattaattttatattatttagtgagttaatttaatttatttaaatacgatttgtattttattatattaattgtTTATATTAATTTAAGGTGAATTTATAAGGTCAGACATGCATGCCAGAACTCCCAAGATTTCGTATCACTACTTTTCCATGTTATCCAATCTTTTTTATCACTAGGCCTCATTAGCTCgttcaaaatgtataaatacatttttttaatactttgccctgcactcccaaaaacatatttatacgttttttttgttttttgtttttgttttaaagaatGCTTTGATACAgcatctgacatgaagaggtaatTTAAAGGaagggtagttattacaaaaaacgaccagcaggtggcagcagagaataagagatcagccagggccatgttgcaacaagtttcTTTTTGCCAGTAATTTCAacaagtttgtgaataatgaaagtttgctatattctaatgcgaaatgctgcaaaacaaaaacaggtacaaatgtactttttttcctgatgaaagaggagactaatttttgttttggtggtttccatgtttttatagcaatagaacaatattctgtggaccttaaaaaaaatcagtcaaaatccagtaaaacagccgggagtgaagggggttgcttcagtgaaaatggctgggagtgaatgagttaaggtcagGGGTCAGTTGGAAcctgtcccagctgactttgggcaaataAATAGCTATTGGCCATTTATTGTctttaattcttcttcttctatttcttattattattcttattatattCTCTTTTCATACTCGCTCACAATGGTGATGACGCATTTAATTCTTTACAAAAATTGTCATtacaatgaatgacacattgtCCCGCCTGACTCAGTTGTATATACCTCCACACTGACTCAACGATTCCAACAGGACGTAAGCTTGGTCGCCATAGCACGTCTGCTCGCCCGTCTTCCTGCGGTAGAAAGGATTTGCAGAGTCGGCACGAAACTCTGGTGTGGGTTCCAGGTCAGCGAGAATTTCTCCGAGTCTGTCTGGATTGTAAATCCAGTGCATGGGCTGGGCTGCATTGgagaacacacacatgcatgcacagaCAAGAAAACGAGAGAGCATATAAAAGTGTAAAATGTCTGGCTACAGAAAATTTGAACAGCCAGAAGCTGTTTATTTCTTATTTAAGATACTGAGACTCCTAACATGTACTCAAAATGTTTCAAGAGCcacgcctttttttctttttttttctttttttatcagcTTGAACAGATGCCTCATGATGCAGCTACAGTTGGTGTTTTTATGacatactgtacaaaaaaaaatcaaaaaaaaaaatcaagtaattAGAGAATGTAAGTTCCTATTAATtataatttatcatttacaTGTTCTAGTTTTTATCCTATCTGTGCAAAAATATCAATGTCAAACCGCATTTAGCTGTTTTGTAAATTCATACACAGAGCAGGATAGAAAAACAGTAGTACAACAATTCCCATGAAAATTCTGCATTTCGTAATAACGAACAGTAATTCCATGCTAGCGAAATTACCATGTCTTATTTTACCTGCTGCATCTGCTACTGCTGCCCCTACAATGGCCCCAATGGCTCTATCTTGCACACTCAAGGCCATCTGCTTTCAACACAGTTGGAGAATGACAAGTGAAATACAGCAACATTTCACTTGCTATTAAAACATTTAAGTGAACGATAATCTTTTGGAATTAGAATGACGCGCCACGAAGAATTATGATAATTAAAATTTATGTCAAAAGAAAACATGACTCTCTCAATATGCATGTTCAGTACAGTCTACAGTATGTTCATGACTACCAAGAGGAGTGATGCATCATTATAAAAGATTAATGCACTCATGTTTATTCTTACCTTGGAGTCTCTTTGTGACCTTGTTGTAAGCCACTTGACGTGTTTTGAAATATTGTCTGTTCCGCCCCCTCTATATTAGGGGGCGGGTACCACTGGACCCTGATAATAAGCTCCAATAGCAAAATGGAGGATGTGGTAAGTTCAGGTTACGTTGATCAAATATATCGGAGTATTTCTTTTATGTCATCAATTTTTAAATCCTTCAGATAGAAATGTTGGCATATTGAAGTAGCTTTCATCGGGCCGTGGGAGGGTGACGAGAAGCCAATCATGTTCACTCTCTCTCGATATCTTCCACTCCATTGCCTCCATCCTGATGCTTTCCCAGCTGATCCCCATTGGCGATTCCACTCAGACGAGACCCTGCATGGCTCCATTTGTCCCAGATCTCTCTTGGGGATCCCAGGCCATTAATTTCTCTTATGGCCCTTTCAGCAAACAAAATAGACTCACCCAATCAATTCCGATTAACAACAATGAACACAAGCTCAAATACAGTCACTGAAAACCTGTCAGCTGTTTTCTATTACAAGTTGTGTAGCTTGCAATGCTAATATATACAAagacagtttgttttttttttagtttaaaaaaaaatacagagacTATATGCTGTTTAAAACCACAGCACTTTAAACTAAACAACCAACAGGAAATGGAGAGAGGGCGATAGCTTGCGCCTCAATGCCgggaatacataaatacatccaCCACTGTCTCCAGATCAAGTCACACAAAGAACAGGCTGGACATCTATCAATGACAAGCAGGAGGTGTGACCACGTGCATGGGGGATGGAGACATTTTGGAGCAACCAGCATCTGGCTGAATGGGTGGGAGAGGGGCAAATAATGCCCAAAACCTGTAAAGTAGTCACATTTAGCGGAATATTATGAACTTTGTTATCACAGTGATGAAAGCCAAGTGTCAGAAATGgttattttttacaattgcTAATTTTGCTTTGTATTATATTAAAGTGatttaatacatttacaatGACAGATTAGGTGCTCATCTTCTCAAATGTAGTTATTGCATGCAGTCAAACGTGATTACTGATTCATTTAAATATGAATAAACAGAGGAttgtatttgaaaataaaatgattccAACTTTATGAGCAATGTTAGCAATTTTCAACCATCGGTACTACTGTATAGTTTTATGTATCTACTGTCTCTATACTTAACAGTGCAACTTTAGTATTTATACATGAATCACAACGAAAGAAAGATAATGTGAAATAATTTGAAATCATTGATACATAATTATTAGAGTCTAGGCCACTAAAATTGGTACAATAAAATTTACTGCACACGCATATTTGCATCTTATATGTCAACCTGTCAGAACCCTCTGCcattttgtgtcttgcccagctgtgtctcgttgtgtcaattagtgtatgtgtatttagtctcttgtctcccctttgtttgtgtcgattcattgtcattttcctcccGTCATGCTGCCGGTTCTGTTCCACGCCTTGTCTCGTTTTACCCtgttggactttgttgttttgaattcttagtttgtagctcctttttttttttaccacattaTTTGCCCCctcgccctgcttccctgcatttgggtccaccgcCACACCCCTGACGTGACaggaataacaaaaaacaaagaggcgCCACCATGTGGCGTGGTGCCATACTACGGATTTGACCGGTTATAATCAAATTGTACTTGGTGGTCTCATGTTATCTTTACTTTCTAATTCTAGTCTACAACAACATTGTTATCCTACTGGATTATAACCTGAATTTTACTTTCACTTACTTGACTAAagcctaaaaaacaacaacaacaacaacaaaacaaagaccAAGGTTAAATTGCACTTGGAGTACTGTGTTACCTTTCACTCCCTGTCCTGCATTAATCCAATGAATGCTGAGAATTCTCCTTCTGGATGGCTCCTCTTCCATTGTGGTAGAGGAAGCTGTAACAGGAGAACGGTGTTAAGCAGTACATCAGCATCCGGTCGCCTGTCACCTCTCCTGTCATCTGCGCTATGCCAGCCATGGCATCCGATGGAAGATGGCGTCGGATGACTGAGAGTTAACCAAGAATTGTTTCAATCAGTTCTCCATTTGAACAGTTAAAGCACTGAGTTCCATCAACATTTCTGCATAAATAGAAAGGCAGGTCTTATGTGAAAGCAAGGAAATAGAGCAAGGATGAGGAGTTCTATCTCATGGATGTGTTTGCAACAACATAATCTATAGGCTAATCTGCACATGCATTGTTTCCACAAGCCTGTGTGTGCTCAGCTGCTGTTTATAAATGCGTTTCGGGGGATTCATTGTCACACATTCTGCATGGTGCACTTTTGATCACAGTTTCTTGTTTAGGTGCTTTTCTTTCTGCAAAGTTCAAGTAACAGTTTTAGTTCTCTTCTCTTGCTTTCATTTAAAACCACTTATACCTCAGTTAATGTAATTAGCAGCTCCAGTTTTAATTGATCTGTTTTGCACTATTTTTCTTTCATATTCAAGCACCAATCTCCCTGTTTAACAATAAGGTGCTCTTTTCTTTTGTGTGAATACAAAGAAGGATCAATACAATCTCACTTGGACAGCTTGTATGCGCCTCCTCTTAACAGGAAGGGGACATCCTTCACATTCTATGTTCTGAAGTCAACAGTTTCATGCGAGTTTACAACCAGGGCATGCAATACAATGGGGTCTAATTTTAAAATCTAATTAGATGTACTCATCTAGATTCAGTGGCTTAtgtaaataacaacaacaacaataataataaaaattacaaaaataacaacaacaacaacaataataataataataataataaagcaccATACAATGAACCATTCtctatctacaaaaaaaaacacacacacttattCCACTTAAATATTACAAACTTTTGGCAGAATCATATAGGTCTCTGTACAGTATTTCCAGGTTTAACACATCATCAATCAGATATTAATATCTACCGAAAGGGTTCTTCACTGTATCAGTTTAATCAACGTTAATAGGCATAATAATTAGCTTGGTAGTAGACAAATTTTGAATGACCTTTTTGTCATCGTACGATGCCGTAAACAGGAGCCGCAGTGTTCCCTCACGTAGCAAATAGTGTCGTCAGACTGTTCATTGACACTGGTTGGGTGTAGTAGATGGGGAAGGAGGCCTAAAAAGGGTTTCATTGTCACAAGACATAATGCATATGGAGGCAGTGACAATTTGTGAGATGGTGTATTTAAtcaggaaagaaagaaatagaaaGCAGCCACTCAGAATCTGTGCTCAGTATAATACTTTGGCATAAATGGCTAACAagctgaaaaatattttgcatcCAGAAAATTGTACTGATCATTAGCTCATTGAATTAGGTATTAGAAAGTGAAAACACAACAtctgtattattttattatttgatgTTATGGTTGGATTGTGCAGTGTTGTAGAACGTCACAGCATGCGAAAAACAAGGTTTTAGTATTTTGATCCAAAGCTTAACATTAGATTCAATGCCATTCAAAAGACAGTTGCGTTGTTAACTATTGGAAcctgtaatattaaaaaataataataataaataggaaGTTCAAATATGTGGTTGCAAATCAATGCTTTCCATGTGTTAGCTGATGTATTTAACTGGTCAAGAACAAACTTAATTGAAAATTCCGAAAGCTAACGCAGTCAATGCAAATCTAAGATAAACAgtatgtattgcttttgcctgttgTGAGCGATTGTTGTAGTAGTCAAACATTTCagtacattttgaaatcaaaatattccacaaaaacaaattataaagtcaatttttttttcagtgagcaGAGAGCATCATTTCACCGAGTTAGACTTGTGCCCTAACCTTGCAATTgtcaattctaaaaaaaaaaaaaaaaaaaaaaaaaaaaaaaaaaaaaaaaaaaaaaaaaaaaaaaaaaaattgaattttaaacaaGTCTTTCTGATAAGATGAGTGGCTTCAAGGGACACACTTGGCTGAAACAAAGAaagtaacataaaaaaaaaccccccaccaTATTTATCCTGAgtcatgccctgcgattggctgccaaccagttcagggtgtaccctgcctactgcccgatagccagctgggataggctccagcacccctgcgacccttgtgaggagcaagctgttaaga
This genomic window from Festucalex cinctus isolate MCC-2025b chromosome 20, RoL_Fcin_1.0, whole genome shotgun sequence contains:
- the LOC144009080 gene encoding crystallin J1A-like, whose translation is MALSVQDRAIGAIVGAAVADAAAQPMHWIYNPDRLGEILADLEPTPEFRADSANPFYRRKTGEQTCYGDQAYVLLESLSQCGGVNVEDLTQRIYNFFGPGTVYDLPLNDPYRKKGGPKAVLPIDGPWRNGSLKAFFRNVDAGKKEIGCDKDCQMDGVTKLAPVVALYAGQPEMLEKVEKVIRVTQNNDMCVAVTLAAARFLEHFILNGPSSKALEVVLAQLNDPQRQNPQELDNAVIAHIHQVKNNLAKTSQQLIPALFTNTUALPGAFQGALHGVLTSSKLDEAVRDTMRCGGCTASRASFIGACFGAQTGLQGIPESWRKRTFRCPRLLELVENMLQKSA